CGCGAGGTCCACGGCTTCGCGCGCGCGGGTGGTCGAGCTGGCAAACCCGCCACCCGTGGCCGCGCCGGTTTCGGTGAGGACGCCGTCGCTCTGAATGCCAAACGGATTGACGGAAAACACCATGGCCTGTCGGCTGTCGTTGTACGTGCCGAGGAAGAACTGGATGTTGTCGTCCTGGGTGATGCGATCGCGGTCGGCCAGCGTGGCGCGCACGGTGCCCGGTGCGGCGTGGGCCCGCACGCCGATGTGCAGCGCGGTGGCGCTGTACCAGACGAGGATTTCGGTGCTGTCCTGCGCGGCGACCCCGTCATTGGGAAAAAACTGCGAGAAGCCCGTGAGCAGGGCGGCGTTCTGCCACACCGCTTCGGTGAGCTGTCCGTCCACCGTGAGGTCCGACTGGGCGCGCGGCGGCTCGACTCGGACCTGGCCGCGTCTGCCGTCATAAACGGGGCCGCGCGGGGCAGGGTCGGGCCTCGGGGCAGTGGTGCTGACGGCCAGAAGGGCCGCCAGGAGCAGGGGAGTGGCCACGGGGTGGGGGAGGGTGGGGGTGAGCGCTACGCCGATGTACGCGACGGCGCTGCGCCCCGCTGAGTTTCACCGGCAGTCGCGCCGGAGTCACGGGTGGGTCTCAGCTTCAGGGTTTGCTTGCAGTCACGTAGCGCAAAGTGCTGCATGTCATCACGTTACCTGCATGGCCCGCCATGCGTCACGGACATGCGGGTCCTTTCTCACGCCCACCGGCCGCGTACACATGGCCTATCTACGTTGTACCGCTTGCGGATCGAAAGCGCTCATCGCGGCATCACAATGCCCGCGGTGTGCGCAGCCGTTCAACGTGCATGATGCACGCGGTGAACGCGTCAAACTGGTGAAGTGTCGTGGCTGCGGAATCATGCACCGCCACGACAGTCTCTGTCACTGGTGTGGTGAGCGTGGACGTGGTCTGCAAATTCCGAAGCAGGTGTGGCGCAGCGCGGCGGCGCTCTTGCTGGCCGCAGGAACTGGAACGGCGGTGTGGACCTTCGGGCCCGCCGTGCGGGATTTTGGCGGCGCGATTGTGCGGGATGTGCAGCGCGACGTGCAGCAGGATCGTGCGGCCAATGCGCTCGAGCGTGCGCGGCTGGTGGCTGAGACCATGCCCACAACGAACACCGCTTCGGCGGCGCCGTCAGGCGTGGAAGGCACCCAGTTGGCGTCAGCCGAGCTCGCGTCGACTGCGGTGGTGATGGACTCTGCGGTCACGGCGGTTGCCGACGGCGCCCTTGATCTCGTCGTACGCAGTGACAGTGTGCAATGGACGCCGGTCGTGGCCCGGACCTGGGTGAATGTGCGCTCGGATGCGAGTCGTGGTGGCGAAGTGGTTGGGGTCATCAAGCCGGCCTCGCGCGCCATGATGGGCACCGATCGCGCGGGCTGGCGACAGATCCGTTCCACGGAAGTCAGCGGTTGGGTGGACCCGCGGCACTTCGAAACGGACAGTCTGCGTACGCGTGGCGACTGAGCAGGTCGCCGCTGAGCAGCGGGCCGTTCGGCTGACCGATCGTGCGCGGCCATGGGGCTTCACGCTCCTCGAGGTGCTCGTCGTCATTGTGGTGATTGCGGTGCTGGCCGCGCTGGTGGCGCCCAATCTGTTTCGCAATGTGGACGACGCGCGGGTGGCCGCCGCCAAGGCCCAGATCGAGAGCCTGATCACCGCGCTCGACACGTACCGGTTGGACAATGGACGCTATCCCTCGACGGCGCAGGGTCTGGCGGCGTTGCGCGAGCGGCCGACCATTGATCCCCCGGCGAACTGGCGCGAGCCGTATCTGCGAAAGGCCGTGCCTGATGACCCGTGGGGTCGCCCGTATGTGTACGTGTCGCCGGGGCGCGAGAATCCGACCGCATTTGACCTCGTGTCGTACGGTGCGGATGGGCGACCGGGTGGCACTGGGCCCGACGCGGACATCCTGAGCTGGAAGTAGCCGCGCCAAGGGTGTCGGTGTTTCCCTGACAACAAATGTCAGGGCGGCGTCGGAAAAGTGGCGTGCTTCCCCGACTTTCCGGGGGCCCGGGTTCGACGAATCTCAGCAGATGATGCGGGAAACGGCGAACACACCTTGAGGTCACCATGCTATCCGCCACTGCTGAACATGCCGTACGAGCCGTGCTGCTTCTGGCACGCTACGACGGACACAAGGCCTTGTCGGCCGACACGATCGCCGCGGAGCTGGGCGCGCCGCGCAACTACCTGGCCAAGACGCTGAACGCGCTGGCCAAGGCGGGTGTGGTGCACAGCGCGCGTGGCGCGGCCGGTGGTTTCACGCTGGCCATACCGCCCGATCAGTTGACATTGGCGCGCATCATCGGGCCCTTCGATGATCACTCGCGCGCGCCGGCCTGTCTGCTGCGCGACACGGCCTGCGACTCGAACAATCCCTGCGCGGTCCACGATCGCTGGAAGGCCATTGTGGGGCACGCGGCGATGCGCTTCGAGCAGACGACCATTGCGCAGTTGCTCGAGGACACTGGCGAGGCGGCGCGTTTTGTGCCAAGCGCGCTGTCTTCGCGCGAGACGCCGTTTCGTGCCATTCACACCTGAGACAGGGGCGGCACCCACCGCGCCGATTGAACCCGGACGGGCCTGAGGCTAGCGTGAGGCATGTCTGGCATGCCTCACGCTGGCTCGCCGTTGATGGCGGCGCTGCATTCGCGACTTCATTCGGATCGGCCGTCGCGCGTGTGGCGGACACGTTTTGCGCCGGCGCCCACGGGCTACCTGCACCTGGGTCACCTGGTGAATGCCGTCTGCGTATGGGGCCTGGCGCGGGCGCATGGCGGCGACGTGTTGCTGCGCATTGAAGATCACGATCGCACGCGCTGTCGTCCCGAGTTCGAAGCGGCGCTGCTGGACGATCTCGAGTGGCTGGGCTTTGCTCCGGATGTGTACCCGGTGTCGTCTTTTCGTCCGGACGTGGCGGGTGCGGAGACGGCGCACCCGGCGCGGCAGTCCGACCAGGAGCCGCGCTATGCGGCGGCACTTGAGTCACTGTCAGCGCGCGGCCTCGTGTATGCCTGTGCGTGCACACGCCGAGACATCGCACAACTGGTGCCCCGTGCACCGGGCGAAGAGGCGCGCTACCCGGGTACCTGCCGGGAGGCCGCGGTGGATCC
The nucleotide sequence above comes from Gemmatimonas sp. UBA7669. Encoded proteins:
- a CDS encoding RrF2 family transcriptional regulator; this encodes MLSATAEHAVRAVLLLARYDGHKALSADTIAAELGAPRNYLAKTLNALAKAGVVHSARGAAGGFTLAIPPDQLTLARIIGPFDDHSRAPACLLRDTACDSNNPCAVHDRWKAIVGHAAMRFEQTTIAQLLEDTGEAARFVPSALSSRETPFRAIHT
- a CDS encoding glutamate--tRNA ligase family protein, which produces MPHAGSPLMAALHSRLHSDRPSRVWRTRFAPAPTGYLHLGHLVNAVCVWGLARAHGGDVLLRIEDHDRTRCRPEFEAALLDDLEWLGFAPDVYPVSSFRPDVAGAETAHPARQSDQEPRYAAALESLSARGLVYACACTRRDIAQLVPRAPGEEARYPGTCREAAVDPLAHFARRVRLPDVAVTFEDLRLGVVTQHPAQQCGDLLVRDRHAQWTYQFAVVVDDMAHDIDVVIRGEDLLGSTGRQWALAALLGRDTPPLTLHHALITHADGSKLSKANRDTSLRELRAAGWSAERLIGEAAYRAGMLDTARALPAHAVADLFAASGDHDISAA
- the gspG gene encoding type II secretion system major pseudopilin GspG; this translates as MATEQVAAEQRAVRLTDRARPWGFTLLEVLVVIVVIAVLAALVAPNLFRNVDDARVAAAKAQIESLITALDTYRLDNGRYPSTAQGLAALRERPTIDPPANWREPYLRKAVPDDPWGRPYVYVSPGRENPTAFDLVSYGADGRPGGTGPDADILSWK